Genomic segment of Nostoc sp. TCL240-02:
ACCTTCTCAAAGGGATTACGTCGGCTCAACTCTGCAAAATATGGTGCTAATTCATTTTTATAAAATTCTACTTTGGCTTTTAATGGCTCTAGATTGCGATCTTTAACAAGTTCTAAAATTTGATTTTTTATTTCTATCGTAGTCCAATATGTCAATTCTTGGGTACTTGTGACATCTACCATTATCGTTCATCCTGGGAAAAGTTTCAGATGTGTCATTATATAGACTAACTTGATCCAAGAAAACAGATACGGGGACGCAAAGAAAGAACTCTCTGTGTCCCCGCATCTCTTTAATGAATGACTACCACCAAACTCGATTTCCATTTTCGTCAACTCGTGCTTGCCGGATTACATCGGAAATCTCTTCAGCATCTTTAACGTGGTGGAGTGCTTTCTTTTCGCCGTCGGGTTCATCCACAACGAAGTAAGTCGGGACTGTGATTTTGTCGCCTGTAATGTCTGGTACATCATCCACAGCTACCTGTTGAGCCTTTTCTTCAACAGATTCAGACTCATCAGAAATTCTATCTCCAGGATTCGCTGTTAAGTTTCTTTCATTAACATTCGGTTCTTCGCGTAAATGTGTATCTTCACTTACTGGCTGACGAATTTGATTTTCTTGAATTTTATCAGTCATGGCTTTTCAGGTATTAAAAAATCTAGCTTTGCTAATAACACTCTAAAAAATCAAAGATACAAAAAGTTCTTTCTCTGGAGAGACTTTGAGAAGAACACGTCTTAGGTTAGATATTTACTCGGATAAATTTACTTCTTTAGTTGAAATGGCGTGTATTTTCCCCCCAATGCTTCTACAATGCTACGGGTATTCGCCTCCATCATTTTGATGTAAGAATCTCCATTACTTCCTTTTGCACCAATTGAATCAGAGTAAAGTTGATTTGGTGCTAATTTCACTTCTGCTTCTTGAGCAACAGTTTTAATTAAAGCTGGGTTAATTGTAGTTTCAGAAAAAATTGCGGGAACGCCGATCTTTTTAATAGACTCAACTAATCTCTGGACTGTTTGAGCGCTTGGTTGTTCTTCGGTACTAATGCCAATTAAAGTACCTGCGATCGCAATCCCATAAGCACGTCCATAATATTGGAACGCATCATGGGTTGTCACCAGTTTCCGCTTATCTGCGGGGATAGTTTGAATCTCTTGATTAATCCAGCTATGTAACTGTTTTAATTCACTAGTAAGTCGCGATGCCTTTTGAGTAAATTTGTCTTTATCTTCAGGTGATAACTCAATCAACGCATCTCGGATTGCATTCGTCATTGCGATCGCATTTTCTGCACTACCCCAAACGTGCGGATCTGGCACTACTTCGCCTTTGCCTTTATCAAGCTGCAAAGATTTGACGGCTTCCCCTACAGCTAACTTCTGCGCCTTACCACCAGAAGCATTCATTAATTTAATCAGTCCCGGTTCCAGGTTGTAGCCGTTATACAAAATCAAGTTAGCTTCTTCCAAAACCCTGCTGTCTGCTGGTACTGGTTCGTAAACATGAGGATCGGTACCCGGTTTAAGAATTCCACTTAGTTGAATTTCATCCCCTGCAACCTCTTGTGTCAAATCAGCAATGACAGTGCTAGTTGCAACAACTCGCGGCTTATCCCCCTTGGTGGTGTTAGGGTTAGAGTCTTTTTGTGTACAACTTAATAAAGCCAAAGGCAAAAGCATTCCCAAACAAAACCGGAAAATAATTTTTCCCTTCATCCTGCCGATTACTCCCTCGCCGTAAGGATTACTGTCGTCTATCTGTGGTATTAGTTTCATTTATCTTGGATATTACATCTAATTATAGATTTTTTCATATTTCTCTCATTTTTATAGTAAGCTCAAGAAACAAATATTGAAACTTAGTTATGATAAACGTCTCTTTTCCAGCAAAATTTCGTCTCTCGCAGACAAAAACAGAGGAATTACCTGCAAAAACTATCAAATTCGATATGAGTTCCACAGCAGCAATTAGTATTGCCCATTTAGGGGTATACTACCGGGCACAAGAAGCCTTAAGGAATGTTAGCTGCATCGTCAAACCAGGAAAACTGACGGGTATTTTTGGCCCCAACGGTGCTGGCAAAAGTACCTTGATGAAAGCAATGTTAGGTTTAGTTCCCGTCAGTAGTGGTACGGTGCTATGCCAAGGCAAACCCTTGATGCAACAATTAGAGAAAGTTGCCTATGTACCACAACGTAGCCAAATTGATTGGACTTATCCCGCCACAGTCTGGGATGTAGTCATGATGGGACGAGTAAAGAAAACAGGCTGGTTGCGTAGCTTCTCAACAGTTAGTCGCCAAGTAGCAAAAAATGCCATAGAAAGAGTTGGAATGAGCGAATATTGCGATCGCCCTATTGGACAATTATCAGGAGGACAACAACAACGGGTATTTTTAGCTCGTGCTTTAACACAGCAAGCAGAAATCTTCTGCTTTGATGAACCTCTAGTAGGCATCGATCAAAAAACCCAGTCAGTGATTTTTGAAGTTTTCCATGAACTTGCTGCTGACAACAAAATCGTGCTAGTAGTCAACCACGACTTAGGGGAATCAATCGCTCACTTCGACGACTTAATATTACTAAATCGGGAATTAATCGCCACAGGTTCACGCCAACAAGTGCTTACCGAAGAAAATCTGCATCGTGCTTATAGCGGTAAAGTAATCTACTTTTCTGATGCTGCATAAAATGTCATTGGGTATGGAACATTAGTGAATGACAAATGACAAAATATGTTAGAAGCATTAATTGAGCCGTTGCAATATGGTTTTATGCAGCGATCGCTCGTGATTGCCATTTTAGTTGGGATGTTGTGTGCGGTTGTCGGCAGTTACCTAATGGTACAGCGACTAGCCTTGCTGGGTGATGCCATCAGTCACTCAGTTTTGCCCGGACTAGCGATCGCTTTTATGGTGGGAGCAAATATATATGTGGGGGCATTCATTGCCGGCGTTCTGAGTACAATGGCGATCGCCTGGATTAGAGTGCGATCGCCAATCAAAGAAGATGCAGCAATGGGTATAGTTTTTTCGGCATTTTTTGCACTTGGCATCACCCTAATTACTGTTATTCAAAAAGATAATAAAATCGACTTAAATCACTTCCTTTTTGGCAACATTCTCGGTGTTACCATTGATGAAGTGCGAGACACTGCGATCATTGCCACTATTGTTTTAATAGTTGTTCTTTTATTATATAAAGAGCTTTTATTTTACACATTTGATCCTTTAGGCGCTCAAGCCGCAGGTTTGCCCGTCAATCGGCTGAACTTTGGATTGATGGTGCTAATAGCTTTGACAATTGTCGCCAGCATGAAAGCTGTGGGTGTGATTTTAGTATTATCGCTTTTAATTACACCAGGAGCCACCGCTTATTTATTAGTGAAGCGTCTCAACCAAGTCATGATTTTGGGTGCAGTCGTTGGCGTAATTTCCAGTATTAGTGGGATGTACCTCAGCTACTTTTATAACTTGCCCTCTGGCCCTGCGATCGTTTTAGTCGTATCGGGATTATTTTTGCTGGCATTATTATTTAGTCCTAAATACGGTATTTTTACGAGTAAACAACTTAAAACTAAAGAATAATTCTTATGCGATCGCGCCGTAGTATATTAGTAGACCTTTCTTGGTAAATCGGGTTATGAAAAATAATTATTCTACTAACGGCAAAATTCCAGCTAGGATAAAAACGCGCCGGGATTTTTTAACTTATACGCTAGGTGGTACAGTTGCATCAGTAGCGATCGCATATCTTTTTCCCAAAGTCAGCCAAGGTCGTGAAATCAGCCTAGAAACCCTTTGCTCCCTTTATCCAAAGAATTCGCGCTGTGAAAATTATCTTCCCGGATCTGAGGCACTGGACAAAGACGGCAAGAAAATTGAAACTAACGCATTATTAACAACTGCAAAGCCCGGAATTCCGATTCTTGTAAAAGGCTTGTCAGACAATAGCGTTGATTATCTCATCATTCAAGACGGGCCAAAGATTGCTGAGTATGCTATTAATCCAACTTGTACCCATTTAGGATGTACAGTTGAGTGGGATCTGGAGAAGAATCACTTTGTTTGTCCTTGTCATGGATCTCAATACGATTCTCAGGGTCGAGTCGTTCATGGCCCTGCAAAGCGCTCTTTACCACTGATTACTGTAGTAGTCAAGCAAAATCAAGTTCGTTTAGTGAATCAAAAACCTGCTGTAGATCCTCTTAAGCTACCAATATCAAATTAGATTAGACAATGCCACCATACTTTTTGAGCAAGTTAGAAATTCTAAAAGACTAACAAAAATTACTGCATAATTTAAATTTGTCGGGTAAGCTGACAACAGCAGTTTTAATCCTCAAAACAATGACCGCAAGTAGTCCCACGATTTTAGCCCTGGACTTTGATGGAGTGATTTGCGACGGACTAATTGAATATTTTGAGGTAGCATGGCGTACCTACTGTGAAATTTGGTCGCCAGCTAACGACACACCAGCAGATGATTTAGCTTTGAGATTCTATCGCCTACGCCCTGTAATTGAGACGGGTTGGGAAATGCCCGTTTTAATCAAAGCCTTAGTAGATGGAATTCCTGATGAGAAAATTCTTCATGAATGGTTAAGCATCGCCCCACAACTTTTGTTAAATGACAAGCTACAAGCAAGAGAAATTGCTGAAAAATTAGATAACCAACGTGATGAATGGATTACCACAGATTTAGACGGTTGGCTAAGTCTGCATAGATTTTATCCGGGTGTAGTAGAAAAGCTCAAATTAACTCTTGACAGTGGAGTTCAGCTATACATTGTGACAACTAAAGAAGGACGTTTTGTACAGCAGTTATTACAACAAGAAGGAATTAATTTACCGACAAATGCAATTTATGGGAAAGAAGTCAAGCGTCCCAAATATGAAATTTTGCGAGAATTAAAACAACAAGCAGAAAACAAGCCAGTTAGTCTCTGGTTTGTAGAAGATAGACTCAAGACATTGCAGTTAGTCCAACAGCAAACAGACCTTGGAGACGTAAAACTATTTCTTGCAGACTGGGGCTATAATACTCAAGCAGAAAGAGAAGCTGCTCAAAATGATCCGCAAATTCATTTGTTATCACTGTCTCAGTTTGCCAGAGATTTTCCTGCTTGGCTTTAACTAATTCGTAATGGGAGCATCTTACCTTTGCAAATATACCAAGCGATTAGAAATCGCGACTACACAAACGTTCGCGTAGCGTCTCGCAGAGAAGTCCGCCTACGCGGACTCAAAGGATTTGAAACCCACGGAGGTGGGTTTTGTCTGTATAGCCGCGAATTCTATTCGCTAGGACTTTTATTACGAATTAAATTAGCAAGTATTAAAGTCTAATTATCAATTACGAATTATTTTAATTTTCTAGCAAAATGGCAACGAATCGAGATATTTAAAATATATAGATCAATAATAATGAATTAATAAAATTCCAAATTTATCACTCCAAATTTATAATTTATCACTTACCTTTATGCTTGATTTAACAAAACTGGCGCGACAAATGCAGGGTTTAAGCCAGCATCTTACCTTAGAAGCTGCTGCCAGTCGCCAGCGTTTAGAATTGGCACAACAACATCTAAAAAATGCTTATGAGTCTCAACAAGATTTAATCGATCGCCAGGAAAAATGGCGCGATCGCATTCTCTTTGCTAATGCTACCCCAATTGAGCCGCTAGAAACCTGCATCGATATCTCAGTTCCCCCAAAAATTCATACTGTAATTGCTACCGATGGTTCCCAAATTGCCCCCAACCATCACGAAATTGCTTACTGTTATCTCCTAAATATTGGCAGAGTCGTCTTACACTACGGACAAAACCGCCATCCGCTACTCGATAGTTTGCCAGAAGTATTTTACCGCCCAGAAGACTTATATATGTCTCGGCAGTGGGGAATTAGAACCGAGGAATGGATGAGTTTCCGCCGCACTGCATCAGAAACAACGGTATTGGCAGAACTTGCCTGTGCAGCAAAGGGGGAAGCACCAGCATTAGCGATGGTAGATGGTTCGTTAATTTACTGGTTTTTAGAACAGTTACCGATGGACGCACGCGATCGCATTTTGCCCCCCATTCTAGAAGCTTGGCAGCAAATGCGTGATGCTCAAATTCCCCTGATGGGTTATCTTAGCGCCTCTCGCAGCATCGAAACAATGAACTTTTTACGATTGTTGGCTTGTCCTCATCCAGTGCCAGACTGTAAAAGTCATTGCCCAAATCAGCTAGAAAAAGTACCTTGTAAAATTTTTGAACAGTTGCGAGATACTTCTGTTTGGGCAACCAGACTCAAACCAGGACAACGCAGCACCCTTTGGCGGAGTAATTCCCCCATCCTCGAACTCTACGGCGAGCAAACCATTTATTTTTGCTATGTCCACGTTGGTACCGAAATCGCCCGAATCGAAGTTCCGGCATGGGTAGCGGAGAATGCAACCATGTTAGATCAAGCACTGGGTCTGATGCTGGCACAAGTGCAAAAAGGATATGGCTATCCAGTTGCGATCGCCGAAGCGCATAATCAAGCAGTGGTAAAAGGTGGCGATAGAGCGCGTTTCTTTGCCCTCCTAGAACAACAAATGATTAAAGCTGGTTTAAAAAATGTCGGAACTTCCTACAAAGAAGCTAGAAAGCGGGGGAGTATTGCTTAATAATTCATCCCGTAGAGTTTCGTCTTTGTGAGAGTGACGATACCTGTGGCATTTTTGGTCTAAGGAATAGGAGAAATCACGCTTTAAGCAAATTATAGTTTTTTCTTGCTGATTCAAATCCTAGCGGGGCTGCTTACTGCTGAGTAGGAAACTGGCTGTTACCCTTTCCGATGAGAATTTTCCGCAGGTTTAGTCAATGTATGTCCCACGTCTTAGGTCTATCTTTGTAGTATGTAAAGAAGCACTTCAACCTAAGATTATGCCTTCATCTAAAAAAGCTATCACCTACCCATCCAGCCAGAAAAGCAATCAAGTCGATAACTACCACGGTACTTTAGTCGCAGATTATTATCGTTGGTTAGAAGATCCTGACTCTGAAGAAACAAGGGCTTGGATTGAGGCACAAAATCAAATTACCTTTGGCTACTTGAGTGAAATTCCTGCCAGGGAAAAAATTAAACAGCGCCTCACCAAACTTTGGGATTATGAAAAATATGGTATCCCTTTTAAAGAAGGCGAATCTCTGCGAGATGGTTCCAGCGATCGCTACTTTTATTTTAAAAATGATGGACTGCAAAACCAAAGTGTCCTCTACACTCTCAAAAACCTCGAAGATCAACCCAAAGTTTTACTCGATCCCAATCAACTCTCAGAAGATGGCACTGTTGCCCTTTCAGGATTGTCTATTAGCGAGGATGGTAAACTTTTAGCTTATGGTCTATCCATCTCTGGTTCTGATTGGCAAGAGTGGAAAGTACGCAATGTTGAAACTGGTGAAGACCTACAAGACCATCTGAAATGGATT
This window contains:
- a CDS encoding metal ABC transporter substrate-binding protein translates to MKGKIIFRFCLGMLLPLALLSCTQKDSNPNTTKGDKPRVVATSTVIADLTQEVAGDEIQLSGILKPGTDPHVYEPVPADSRVLEEANLILYNGYNLEPGLIKLMNASGGKAQKLAVGEAVKSLQLDKGKGEVVPDPHVWGSAENAIAMTNAIRDALIELSPEDKDKFTQKASRLTSELKQLHSWINQEIQTIPADKRKLVTTHDAFQYYGRAYGIAIAGTLIGISTEEQPSAQTVQRLVESIKKIGVPAIFSETTINPALIKTVAQEAEVKLAPNQLYSDSIGAKGSNGDSYIKMMEANTRSIVEALGGKYTPFQLKK
- a CDS encoding metal ABC transporter ATP-binding protein, which translates into the protein MSSTAAISIAHLGVYYRAQEALRNVSCIVKPGKLTGIFGPNGAGKSTLMKAMLGLVPVSSGTVLCQGKPLMQQLEKVAYVPQRSQIDWTYPATVWDVVMMGRVKKTGWLRSFSTVSRQVAKNAIERVGMSEYCDRPIGQLSGGQQQRVFLARALTQQAEIFCFDEPLVGIDQKTQSVIFEVFHELAADNKIVLVVNHDLGESIAHFDDLILLNRELIATGSRQQVLTEENLHRAYSGKVIYFSDAA
- a CDS encoding metal ABC transporter permease, which produces MLEALIEPLQYGFMQRSLVIAILVGMLCAVVGSYLMVQRLALLGDAISHSVLPGLAIAFMVGANIYVGAFIAGVLSTMAIAWIRVRSPIKEDAAMGIVFSAFFALGITLITVIQKDNKIDLNHFLFGNILGVTIDEVRDTAIIATIVLIVVLLLYKELLFYTFDPLGAQAAGLPVNRLNFGLMVLIALTIVASMKAVGVILVLSLLITPGATAYLLVKRLNQVMILGAVVGVISSISGMYLSYFYNLPSGPAIVLVVSGLFLLALLFSPKYGIFTSKQLKTKE
- a CDS encoding Rieske 2Fe-2S domain-containing protein → MKNNYSTNGKIPARIKTRRDFLTYTLGGTVASVAIAYLFPKVSQGREISLETLCSLYPKNSRCENYLPGSEALDKDGKKIETNALLTTAKPGIPILVKGLSDNSVDYLIIQDGPKIAEYAINPTCTHLGCTVEWDLEKNHFVCPCHGSQYDSQGRVVHGPAKRSLPLITVVVKQNQVRLVNQKPAVDPLKLPISN
- a CDS encoding HAD family hydrolase; this encodes MTASSPTILALDFDGVICDGLIEYFEVAWRTYCEIWSPANDTPADDLALRFYRLRPVIETGWEMPVLIKALVDGIPDEKILHEWLSIAPQLLLNDKLQAREIAEKLDNQRDEWITTDLDGWLSLHRFYPGVVEKLKLTLDSGVQLYIVTTKEGRFVQQLLQQEGINLPTNAIYGKEVKRPKYEILRELKQQAENKPVSLWFVEDRLKTLQLVQQQTDLGDVKLFLADWGYNTQAEREAAQNDPQIHLLSLSQFARDFPAWL
- a CDS encoding DNA double-strand break repair nuclease NurA, whose protein sequence is MLDLTKLARQMQGLSQHLTLEAAASRQRLELAQQHLKNAYESQQDLIDRQEKWRDRILFANATPIEPLETCIDISVPPKIHTVIATDGSQIAPNHHEIAYCYLLNIGRVVLHYGQNRHPLLDSLPEVFYRPEDLYMSRQWGIRTEEWMSFRRTASETTVLAELACAAKGEAPALAMVDGSLIYWFLEQLPMDARDRILPPILEAWQQMRDAQIPLMGYLSASRSIETMNFLRLLACPHPVPDCKSHCPNQLEKVPCKIFEQLRDTSVWATRLKPGQRSTLWRSNSPILELYGEQTIYFCYVHVGTEIARIEVPAWVAENATMLDQALGLMLAQVQKGYGYPVAIAEAHNQAVVKGGDRARFFALLEQQMIKAGLKNVGTSYKEARKRGSIA